One segment of Dolichospermum sp. DET69 DNA contains the following:
- a CDS encoding NAD-dependent epimerase/dehydratase family protein encodes MRAFVTGGTGFIGSHVVRLLLQQGYQVTALVRPSSNLGNLQGLAVDIVKGDLNNPNIWEQMRGCDDLFHVAAHYSLWQKDRELLYFDNVEGTRNILAAAQKAGIKRTVYTSSVAAIGVGKSGEIVDETYQSPVEKLVGDYKKSKFLAEQVARSAAKKGQDIVIVNPSSPIGALDIKPTPTGDIILRFLRRQMPAYVDTGLNFIDVRDVAWGHLLALEKGKSGDRYILGNQNLSLKQLLEQLSQITNLPAPQISVPSWIPLTVAWIDEKILSPLGKTPTVPIDGVRMAQQPMYYDASKAIRELGLPQSPLNIALKDAVDWFMSNGYVK; translated from the coding sequence ATGCGGGCTTTTGTGACTGGTGGTACGGGGTTTATTGGTTCTCATGTAGTGCGATTACTTTTACAACAAGGATACCAAGTTACAGCTTTGGTACGTCCTAGTAGTAATCTGGGTAATTTACAGGGTTTGGCTGTGGATATTGTTAAAGGTGATTTAAATAACCCAAATATCTGGGAACAGATGCGGGGTTGTGATGATCTTTTTCATGTCGCTGCTCATTATTCTTTGTGGCAAAAAGACCGAGAATTGCTTTATTTTGATAATGTAGAAGGGACACGCAATATTTTAGCCGCAGCCCAAAAAGCAGGAATTAAACGCACAGTTTATACAAGTTCCGTTGCTGCGATTGGTGTGGGAAAATCTGGCGAAATCGTCGATGAAACCTATCAAAGTCCGGTAGAAAAATTAGTAGGAGACTACAAAAAATCTAAATTTTTGGCTGAACAAGTCGCAAGGTCGGCTGCAAAAAAAGGTCAGGATATTGTGATAGTTAATCCTAGTAGTCCCATTGGTGCTTTGGATATTAAACCTACACCCACAGGGGATATTATTCTGCGGTTTTTACGGCGACAAATGCCAGCTTATGTGGATACGGGGTTAAATTTTATTGATGTGCGAGATGTGGCCTGGGGACATTTATTAGCTTTAGAAAAAGGCAAATCAGGCGATCGCTATATTCTCGGTAATCAAAATCTTAGCCTCAAACAACTCCTAGAGCAACTGTCCCAAATCACAAATTTACCAGCACCGCAAATATCTGTACCCTCGTGGATACCCCTAACTGTAGCCTGGATAGATGAAAAAATCCTCTCACCTTTAGGGAAAACCCCCACAGTTCCCATAGATGGTGTTCGCATGGCACAGCAACCAATGTATTATGATGCTTCTAAGGCTATCCGCGAATTAGGTTTACCTCAGTCCCCTCTGAATATAGCCCTCAAGGATGCTGTAGATTGGTTTATGTCGAATGGTTATGTCAAATAA
- a CDS encoding cytochrome P450, with translation MLQQLPNCIPAPPWLQLINWIGDPIGFQEKYRQQYGDIFTMRLSGVGTAVIIGNPQTIQEILTQDSKFDIGRANKLAEPLIGKNSIMLMDGDRHRRERKLLMPPFHGERLQTYAQQICSITQEIASQLPINQPFVARSIMQKISLEVILQIVFGLSEGERYQQLKPLLTSWIDMIDSPLRSSMLFLKFLQKDWGEWTPWGQMKSKQKKVHELLQAEIEERRNNHNHQQSDILSLMMAAKDENGQAMTDEELRDELLSLLFAGHETTATILAWAFYQIYQNTDILAKLLQEINSLGENPQPMEIAQLPYLTAVCNETLRMYPVLPIIFPRITKSSINIAGYEFEPEIKLMPSIYLLHYHEDIYPQPHQFKPERFLERQYSPSEYMPFGGGSRRCLGYTLALLEIKLVLATVLYEQPVSVKLSGLVP, from the coding sequence ATGCTTCAACAATTACCCAATTGTATTCCCGCTCCCCCCTGGTTGCAACTTATCAACTGGATTGGAGATCCCATTGGATTCCAAGAAAAATATCGTCAACAATATGGGGACATTTTCACCATGCGGCTAAGTGGTGTTGGTACTGCTGTAATTATTGGTAATCCCCAAACTATACAGGAGATTCTTACCCAAGATTCTAAATTTGATATTGGCCGGGCTAACAAACTAGCAGAACCGCTCATCGGCAAAAATTCTATCATGTTAATGGATGGCGATCGCCATCGGCGAGAACGAAAATTATTAATGCCACCTTTTCATGGAGAACGGTTACAAACTTACGCTCAACAAATCTGCTCAATTACCCAAGAGATCGCTAGTCAATTACCAATTAATCAGCCTTTTGTAGCTCGATCTATCATGCAAAAAATTAGTCTAGAAGTTATTTTACAAATTGTCTTTGGATTAAGTGAAGGAGAACGTTATCAACAACTAAAACCCCTGCTTACTTCTTGGATAGATATGATTGATTCTCCTTTACGGTCTAGTATGTTATTTTTGAAATTCTTACAAAAAGATTGGGGAGAATGGACACCTTGGGGGCAGATGAAAAGCAAACAAAAAAAGGTTCATGAATTACTTCAAGCAGAAATAGAAGAAAGAAGAAATAATCACAATCATCAACAAAGTGATATTCTCAGCTTAATGATGGCTGCAAAAGATGAAAATGGCCAAGCAATGACTGACGAAGAATTAAGAGATGAATTGCTATCACTTTTATTTGCTGGACATGAAACCACTGCCACAATCCTAGCCTGGGCTTTTTATCAAATTTATCAAAATACAGATATCCTGGCAAAATTGCTGCAAGAAATCAACAGTTTAGGAGAAAATCCTCAACCAATGGAAATTGCCCAACTTCCTTATTTAACCGCAGTTTGTAACGAAACTCTGCGGATGTATCCAGTCTTACCAATTATCTTCCCCCGCATTACTAAATCATCTATAAATATTGCCGGATACGAGTTTGAACCAGAAATAAAGTTAATGCCAAGTATCTACCTTTTACATTATCACGAAGACATATATCCTCAACCCCACCAATTTAAGCCTGAACGCTTTCTAGAAAGACAATATTCCCCTTCAGAATATATGCCCTTTGGTGGTGGTAGTCGGCGCTGTTTGGGTTATACTCTAGCTTTGTTAGAAATAAAATTAGTTTTGGCAACAGTTTTATACGAACAGCCGGTAAGCGTAAAACTCAGCGGCTTGGTTCCCTGA
- a CDS encoding helix-turn-helix domain-containing protein — protein sequence MLTNYVYKIRPNISQSNKMDNWLDMLRSTYNWSLADRIAQYNQQFIQGIILKRSNTD from the coding sequence TTGCTAACAAATTATGTATATAAAATCCGCCCCAATATTAGCCAGTCCAATAAAATGGATAACTGGCTAGATATGCTCCGGTCTACTTACAATTGGAGTTTGGCTGACAGAATAGCTCAATACAACCAGCAGTTTATTCAAGGGATCATTCTAAAACGTAGTAATACGGATTAG
- a CDS encoding RRXRR domain-containing protein, with the protein MSNFVFLIDANKTPMNPIHPAQAKKLLNSGKAAVFRRFPFVLIMNRVVENIVTCPIDLKIDPGSKFTGISLVNNRDEVIWGMELQHRGDVIKGELETRRGIRRSRRNRHTRYRKPRFLNRTRTRSWLAPSLKHRVLTTNTWVKRLIKYAPIAAITQELVRFDLQQLENPEISGIEYQQGELQGYEVREYLLEKWERKCSYCDAKDIPLQIEHIQPKAKEGSNRISNLCLSCEKCNQKKGTQDIEKFLAKKPELLTKIKFQSKRPLKDAAAVNSTRWDLFHTLKETGLPITTASGGRTKFNRRKLNLPKEHWIDAACVGVVENLNILTTNILKVKSTGQGTRRLCRINKFGFPCSNPRQKYEHKWNTGDIACCQGVSGRVVVQSATRLEIRVDGKRIGGKLTDFKKLHSKDAYSYF; encoded by the coding sequence ATGTCAAATTTCGTTTTTCTAATTGATGCTAACAAAACGCCGATGAATCCTATTCATCCAGCACAAGCTAAAAAGCTTTTGAATAGCGGTAAAGCAGCAGTATTTCGCCGCTTCCCGTTTGTCTTAATCATGAATCGTGTAGTCGAAAATATCGTTACTTGTCCCATTGATTTAAAGATAGATCCCGGCTCTAAATTTACAGGTATTTCCTTGGTAAATAACCGAGATGAGGTTATTTGGGGAATGGAATTACAGCATCGTGGTGATGTAATCAAAGGTGAGTTGGAAACACGCAGAGGAATTAGGCGTAGTAGAAGAAACCGCCATACTCGCTATAGAAAGCCACGGTTTTTGAATAGAACCCGCACAAGAAGTTGGTTAGCTCCAAGTTTAAAACATCGGGTATTGACTACTAACACTTGGGTCAAAAGATTAATAAAATATGCCCCAATTGCAGCTATTACTCAAGAGTTAGTTAGATTTGATTTACAACAATTAGAGAACCCTGAGATATCGGGAATAGAGTATCAGCAAGGGGAGTTACAAGGTTACGAAGTTAGAGAGTATTTACTAGAGAAATGGGAGAGAAAATGTAGCTACTGTGATGCAAAAGATATCCCGCTTCAAATAGAACATATTCAACCTAAAGCGAAAGAAGGAAGTAACAGAATAAGTAATTTATGCTTATCCTGTGAAAAATGCAATCAAAAAAAAGGAACACAGGACATTGAAAAGTTTTTGGCTAAAAAACCAGAACTCTTAACAAAAATTAAGTTTCAGTCAAAAAGACCTTTAAAGGATGCGGCTGCTGTTAACTCTACAAGATGGGATTTATTCCACACTTTAAAAGAAACTGGATTACCAATTACGACAGCTTCTGGTGGAAGGACAAAATTTAATAGGAGAAAATTAAATCTCCCCAAGGAACACTGGATAGATGCGGCTTGTGTTGGAGTAGTAGAAAACTTAAATATATTAACAACAAATATATTAAAAGTGAAATCTACTGGACAGGGAACAAGAAGATTGTGCCGTATAAACAAGTTCGGTTTCCCTTGCTCTAACCCCCGACAAAAGTATGAACACAAATGGAACACAGGTGATATCGCCTGTTGTCAAGGTGTCTCAGGTCGAGTTGTAGTGCAATCTGCGACTAGGCTAGAGATAAGGGTAGACGGGAAAAGAATTGGCGGTAAACTTACTGATTTCAAAAAACTCCACAGCAAAGATGCTTATTCCTACTTTTGA
- the ltrA gene encoding group II intron reverse transcriptase/maturase, with amino-acid sequence MPKPGTEEKRPLGIPTMKDRALQALVKLALEPEWEARFEPNSYGFRAGRSGHDAVEAIFNAINGKPKYVLDADIAKCFDRINQEKLLIKLNTSPTIRRQIRAWLKAGVMDSKQLFPTSEGTPQGGVISPLLANIALHGMEERIKQYADTFPRKSGLGKRDNRRSLSLIRYADDFVILHENLTVVQRCKEIISEWLQGMGLELKPSKTRLAHTLIQYEQEKPGFDFLGFTIQQFPVGKYHSKQGFKTIITPSKQKQKVHYEQIARVIEAHKAAPQAALISRLNPIIRGWANYYETVVSKEVFSDIDDLTYQKLSSWAKRRHPKKNGEWVSKRYWQSIDGDNWVFATRKEGLTPLRLINHADTPIVRHVKVKGESSPYDGNLVYWSTRMGNNPEMPTRVSKLLKKQKGKCTHCEMFFREDDVMEVDHIIPKSKGGKDEYKNLQLLHRHCHDTKTANNGSPGTKSGCNSAEPKPTRKIEKVEGKWVMRCA; translated from the coding sequence ATTCCCAAGCCTGGAACGGAAGAGAAACGACCTTTGGGCATACCTACAATGAAAGACCGAGCCTTGCAAGCACTTGTCAAACTGGCATTAGAGCCAGAATGGGAAGCGCGATTTGAACCTAACTCATACGGGTTCAGAGCCGGACGCTCAGGCCATGATGCGGTAGAAGCAATATTTAACGCTATCAACGGGAAACCAAAATATGTTCTCGATGCCGATATTGCCAAATGTTTTGACCGCATCAACCAGGAAAAACTGCTAATAAAATTGAATACATCCCCCACCATCCGCCGACAAATTCGCGCATGGTTAAAAGCGGGAGTGATGGACAGTAAGCAGTTGTTTCCAACATCTGAGGGTACGCCACAGGGCGGGGTAATTTCCCCATTACTGGCAAACATTGCCCTTCACGGGATGGAAGAACGGATTAAACAATACGCCGATACCTTCCCTCGCAAAAGTGGTCTGGGTAAACGGGATAACCGTAGAAGCCTAAGTTTAATTCGTTATGCCGATGATTTCGTGATTCTCCATGAAAACTTAACCGTTGTCCAAAGATGTAAAGAGATTATCTCTGAATGGTTACAAGGCATGGGTTTGGAATTAAAGCCTAGTAAAACGAGACTCGCTCACACCCTCATACAGTATGAGCAAGAAAAACCAGGGTTCGACTTCCTTGGTTTTACGATACAACAATTTCCAGTAGGAAAGTATCACTCGAAGCAGGGATTTAAGACAATCATCACCCCAAGCAAGCAGAAGCAAAAGGTACATTACGAACAAATCGCCAGGGTTATCGAGGCTCACAAGGCAGCACCACAAGCGGCACTAATTAGCCGTTTAAACCCAATCATTAGGGGATGGGCTAACTACTACGAGACCGTGGTAAGTAAGGAGGTTTTCTCAGATATAGATGACCTCACGTACCAAAAGTTAAGCTCTTGGGCAAAACGCCGCCACCCCAAAAAGAACGGGGAATGGGTGTCAAAAAGGTATTGGCAATCCATAGACGGTGATAACTGGGTATTCGCAACCAGGAAGGAAGGTTTGACCCCACTTCGGTTAATAAACCATGCCGACACGCCAATAGTGCGTCATGTGAAAGTCAAAGGCGAATCGTCACCATACGACGGAAATCTGGTTTACTGGAGTACAAGAATGGGTAATAACCCAGAAATGCCAACCAGAGTATCAAAACTCCTGAAAAAGCAAAAGGGGAAATGTACCCACTGTGAAATGTTTTTCCGTGAAGACGATGTGATGGAAGTTGACCATATCATCCCAAAATCGAAAGGTGGAAAGGACGAGTATAAGAATCTTCAACTTTTACACAGACATTGCCACGATACAAAGACAGCCAATAATGGCAGTCCTGGCACAAAATCCGGCTGCAATAGTGCCGAGCCTAAGCCCACCAGAAAAATTGAAAAAGTCGAAGGAAAATGGGTAATGAGGTGTGCATGA
- a CDS encoding transposase — protein sequence MKTNGVGDNLVEFTKLVHLSDRYQIDNPKFSTNKKVRRTLKIRQRRVNRKVKGSKNRKKAANNVGRFHKKITDKRTAYQWNVANTIVSRKVDAIALEDLNISGMLTRCQVKTDEKTGRFLKNGQSRKKGLNRSISDASWSDLILKIEYLAVKQGKVVIKINPKYSSQECRNCGHTDKSNRDGEKFIGIPGKWETQRL from the coding sequence TTGAAGACCAACGGGGTTGGTGACAACCTCGTTGAGTTTACTAAACTTGTCCATCTCTCCGACAGATATCAAATTGATAATCCTAAATTCTCAACTAATAAAAAAGTTAGACGCACCTTGAAAATTAGGCAGCGACGGGTTAATCGTAAAGTCAAAGGCAGCAAGAATCGTAAAAAAGCAGCTAATAATGTAGGACGTTTTCACAAAAAGATTACAGATAAACGAACAGCTTATCAATGGAATGTTGCTAATACAATAGTTTCTAGAAAGGTTGATGCTATTGCCTTAGAAGATTTAAACATCTCTGGAATGTTAACACGTTGCCAGGTGAAAACTGATGAAAAAACTGGGAGATTTTTAAAGAATGGGCAATCAAGAAAGAAGGGGTTAAACCGTTCTATCTCTGACGCAAGTTGGAGTGATTTGATTTTAAAAATTGAGTATCTCGCTGTAAAGCAAGGAAAAGTTGTCATTAAAATCAATCCTAAATACTCCAGTCAAGAATGCAGAAATTGTGGGCATACTGATAAGTCAAACCGTGATGGTGAGAAATTCATAGGAATACCCGGTAAGTGGGAAACTCAGCGGCTTTAG
- a CDS encoding type II toxin-antitoxin system Phd/YefM family antitoxin: MQQITVNEASQHLSDLIEAAISGDEIIIMKDNQPVVKLIPVLPVKIRPKFGSAKGQVTMTDDFDLPLFKS, from the coding sequence ATGCAACAAATTACTGTGAATGAAGCATCTCAACACTTGTCTGATTTAATTGAAGCAGCAATTAGTGGTGATGAAATTATCATCATGAAGGATAATCAACCTGTGGTGAAGTTAATTCCTGTATTACCAGTTAAAATTCGTCCTAAATTTGGTAGTGCTAAGGGACAAGTAACAATGACTGATGATTTTGATTTACCTCTTTTTAAATCCTGA
- a CDS encoding DUF2283 domain-containing protein: MKITYDPEVDVLRIIFTDVQIEESDEEKPGMILDYDEAGNIIGIEIIDASKRIDNPCSVEYSVSK, from the coding sequence ATGAAAATTACCTACGACCCAGAAGTTGACGTTTTAAGAATTATCTTCACTGATGTACAAATTGAAGAAAGTGATGAAGAAAAACCAGGAATGATTTTAGATTATGACGAAGCTGGAAATATTATAGGAATTGAAATCATAGATGCTTCTAAACGTATAGACAATCCTTGCTCAGTTGAGTATTCTGTTAGTAAATAA
- a CDS encoding DUF4258 domain-containing protein, which translates to MEYTISRHAQTEMQRRNITLSQVESVLDNPQQILLEREGLKVYQSKVEFSNSKIFLLRIIIVDDVDPKVVITVYRTSKIEKYWSES; encoded by the coding sequence ATGGAATATACAATTTCTCGTCACGCACAAACAGAAATGCAAAGACGAAATATTACTCTTTCTCAAGTTGAATCTGTTTTAGACAATCCCCAACAAATTTTACTCGAAAGAGAAGGACTAAAAGTATATCAATCCAAAGTTGAATTTAGTAATAGTAAAATATTTTTACTACGTATTATTATCGTAGATGATGTTGACCCCAAAGTTGTAATCACTGTTTACAGAACTAGCAAAATTGAGAAATACTGGAGCGAATCATGA
- a CDS encoding ribulose bisphosphate carboxylase small subunit produces MQTLPKERRYETLSYLPPLSDAQIAKQVQYIITQGFIPAIEFNETSEPTELYWTMWKLPLFGAKTTQEVLSEVQGCRSQYSNCYIRVVGFDNIKQCQVMSFLVHKPSRY; encoded by the coding sequence ATGCAAACTTTACCTAAAGAGCGTCGTTACGAAACCCTTTCTTATCTTCCCCCTTTATCTGACGCGCAAATTGCCAAGCAAGTTCAGTACATTATCACACAAGGTTTCATTCCTGCAATTGAATTCAACGAAACTTCTGAACCTACAGAACTTTATTGGACAATGTGGAAATTGCCTTTGTTCGGCGCTAAAACTACTCAAGAAGTATTAAGCGAAGTTCAAGGTTGCCGTTCTCAGTATAGCAACTGCTATATCCGTGTTGTTGGTTTTGACAACATCAAGCAGTGTCAAGTTATGAGCTTCCTTGTTCACAAACCCAGCAGATACTAA
- a CDS encoding chaperonin family protein RbcX, whose translation MDFKQIAKDTANTLQSYLTYQALRTVLAQLGETNPPLAHWLQNFSAGKIQDGEAYIEELFLEKSDLALRIMTVREHIAAEVAEFLPEMVCSGIQQANMEQRRQHLERITQLDLSSPSPETPKTDNI comes from the coding sequence ATGGATTTTAAGCAAATTGCGAAAGACACAGCCAACACTCTCCAAAGCTACCTGACTTATCAGGCGTTAAGGACTGTATTGGCACAGTTAGGCGAAACAAATCCTCCTCTAGCACATTGGTTGCAAAACTTCTCCGCTGGAAAAATCCAAGACGGAGAAGCATATATAGAGGAACTGTTTCTGGAAAAGTCAGATTTAGCTTTGCGGATTATGACTGTTAGGGAACATATAGCGGCAGAAGTGGCAGAATTCTTACCAGAAATGGTTTGTAGTGGCATTCAGCAAGCCAATATGGAACAACGTCGCCAGCACCTCGAACGCATTACGCAACTAGACTTATCAAGTCCTAGCCCAGAAACACCAAAGACAGATAATATCTAA
- a CDS encoding form I ribulose bisphosphate carboxylase large subunit: MSYAQTKTQAKSGYQAGVKDYRLTYYTPDYTPKDTDLLAAFRMTPQPGVPPEEAGAAVAAESSTGTWTTVWTDLLTDLDRYKGRCYDIEPVPGEDNQYICYVAYPLDLFEEGSITNVLTSIVGNVFGFKALRALRLEDIRFPVAYIKTFQGPPHGIQVERDKLNKYGRPLLGCTIKPKLGLSAKNYGRAVYECLRGGLDFTKDDENINSAPFQRWRDRFLFVSEAINKAQAETGEIKGHYLNVTAPTCEQMIQRAEYAKELKQPIIMHDYLTAGFTANTTLSRWCRDNGILLHIHRAMHAVIDRQKNHGIHFRVLAKALRLSGGDHIHTGTVVGKLEGERGITMGFVDLLRENYIEQDKSRGIYFTQDWASLPGVMAVASGGIHVWHMPALVEIFGDDSVLQFGGGTLGHPWGNAPGATANRVALEAVVQARNEGRNLAREGNDIIREAAKWSPELAVACELWKEIKFEFEAMDTV, translated from the coding sequence ATGTCTTACGCGCAAACTAAGACTCAGGCTAAGTCTGGGTATCAAGCTGGGGTTAAAGATTACAGATTAACTTATTACACACCTGACTACACACCTAAAGATACAGATCTTTTAGCAGCTTTCCGGATGACTCCCCAACCCGGAGTTCCCCCAGAAGAAGCTGGTGCGGCTGTAGCTGCTGAGTCTTCTACTGGTACTTGGACAACAGTATGGACAGACTTGTTGACCGACCTAGATCGCTACAAAGGTCGTTGTTATGATATCGAACCAGTTCCTGGTGAAGATAACCAATATATTTGTTATGTTGCTTATCCTTTGGACTTGTTTGAAGAAGGTTCTATCACCAACGTACTAACCTCCATCGTAGGTAACGTATTTGGTTTTAAAGCTTTGCGGGCGTTACGTTTGGAAGACATTCGTTTCCCTGTAGCTTACATCAAGACTTTCCAAGGACCTCCTCACGGTATTCAAGTTGAACGCGACAAATTGAATAAGTATGGTCGTCCTCTGTTGGGTTGTACAATTAAGCCCAAATTAGGTCTTTCCGCTAAAAACTACGGACGCGCAGTTTACGAATGTTTACGTGGTGGTTTGGACTTCACCAAAGACGACGAAAACATCAACTCCGCTCCTTTCCAAAGATGGCGCGATCGCTTCTTGTTTGTATCTGAAGCTATCAACAAGGCACAAGCAGAAACCGGCGAAATCAAGGGTCACTACCTGAACGTTACCGCTCCTACCTGCGAACAAATGATCCAACGGGCTGAGTACGCTAAAGAACTCAAACAGCCCATCATCATGCACGATTACCTGACCGCAGGTTTCACTGCTAACACCACATTATCTCGCTGGTGTCGTGATAACGGTATTCTGTTGCACATTCACCGTGCTATGCACGCTGTAATTGACCGTCAGAAGAACCACGGTATTCACTTCCGCGTATTGGCTAAAGCTCTCCGCTTGTCTGGTGGTGATCACATTCACACCGGTACAGTAGTTGGTAAGTTAGAAGGTGAACGCGGAATCACAATGGGCTTCGTTGACCTATTGCGTGAAAACTACATTGAGCAAGACAAGTCTCGCGGTATTTACTTTACCCAAGACTGGGCTTCTCTACCTGGTGTAATGGCAGTTGCTTCCGGTGGTATCCACGTATGGCATATGCCCGCGTTGGTAGAAATCTTCGGCGACGACTCCGTACTACAATTCGGTGGTGGTACTCTCGGACATCCTTGGGGTAACGCTCCTGGTGCTACTGCTAACCGCGTAGCTTTGGAAGCAGTTGTTCAAGCTCGTAACGAAGGTCGTAACTTGGCTCGTGAAGGTAATGATATTATCCGCGAAGCTGCTAAGTGGTCTCCTGAGTTGGCTGTTGCTTGCGAACTGTGGAAAGAAATCAAGTTCGAGTTTGAAGCTATGGATACCGTCTGA